In the Mytilus trossulus isolate FHL-02 unplaced genomic scaffold, PNRI_Mtr1.1.1.hap1 h1tg000725l__unscaffolded, whole genome shotgun sequence genome, one interval contains:
- the LOC134702861 gene encoding uncharacterized protein LOC134702861, with translation MYYFNTETIDLVSTDYKAHKIWWEDGKADDRCKIDTNGCPYIILGYDVRECQHGPDRNIKKKIQYKAEKEEKSKTDPSYVMKGRTLIQNTKKMICPARITQRRIIKFPGYRLENSSSKWRRKQTAQTLRKALDESSVDVVKEEEIHMYYPTADDHKNHTIGEFAGLCQPVGPEVKAKIRQLVGDGVTKVSEMKRHLKVFVKKELEIEDQTIPSRRFYPTDKDIRNHMDTTKNKFRFSKDDQTNLEHLVQGWTKTFPDDNFFLRTCLHGPEDRTSDEKFVFVHQSRWQKRLLNLYGKEICFLDATYNRSKYDLPLFFICVNTNVGYINVATFITADELAESIKEALQKIMQWNEDWNPPYFMTDNDSCEISAIEESLPVYANELTGVEIDEIQVLERVKGIWDQEEETGYIVAKVFNINITDGDIRSLRDKHWLTDQVMDAYLGCLANWENDQHRKVFQIPTAAMTKILNGECSINTTLQNVHLMDYDILLGAYYQDGAHWDLMIIEPMTGSLYFYNPLGESAGQKNNILLNWRMFIERRIMIGLEIDKNMAWNTIPKQHSKQHDGSSCGVYVLTFAERHLRNEQLTDIGQYEIKLGRKRIANKLLWFEVYLCDCCPVCGFMIQDDQEMVTITYFSLILTRIFLNDRKISDHKDKCGAGVFCQGNSLYKKCLKCFQTYHSSCIISHEEAFVCGCHIRRPYHPKDLNIYKDEVRFIETLDMVDIKKLCNKIRRTELPSFRWNVFRQFNSKKRKDVKTLNCLQFIPSENIYIELRNKISSKGAVKENDEKLLDVFLPEVMVSFVMMVEGLNRFQSELFLRTDIHKLIQPSSE, from the exons ATGTATTATTTCAACACTGAAACCATTGATCTTGTTTCAACAGACTACAAAGCACATAAGATTTGGTGGGAAGATGGAAAAGCTGATGACAGATGTAAAATAGATACCAATGGCTGTCCTTACATTATTCTGGGATATGATGTTAGAGAATGTCAGCATGGTCCTGACCGAAACATCAAAAAGAAGATCCAATATAAAGCAGAAAAA gaAGAAAAGTCGAAAACTGACCCTAGCTATGTTATGAAAGGCAGGACTCTGATTCAAAACACTAAAAAGATGATATGTCCTGCTAGGATAACCCAGAGACGCATTATTAAATTTCCAGGATACagg TTAGAAAATAGTTCAAGTAAATGGAGAAGGAAGCAGACTGCACAAACTCTTCGCAAAGCTTTGGATGAGTCATCTGTAGATGTTGTGAAAGAAGAAGAAATCCACATGTATTATCCAACTGCAGATGACCATAAAAACCATACAATAGGAGAG TTTGCTGGACTTTGTCAACCAGTTGGACCAGAAGTTAAGGCAAAAATTAGACAACTGGTTGGAGATGGGGTGACAAAAGTGTCAGAGATGAAGCGACATTTAAAAGTCTTTGTTAAAAAAGAACTAGAAATTGAGGACCAGACCATACCTAGCCGTCGGTTTTATCCAACGGACAAAGACATCAGGAACCATATggatacaacaaaaaacaaattcag ATTTTCCAAAGATGATCAGACTAATCTTGAACATTTAGTTCAAGGATGGACAAAGACATTTCcagatgataatttttttttaagaacatgCTTACA TGGACCAGAGGATAGAACATCTGATGAAAAGTTTGTATTTGTTCACCAGAGCAGATGGCAAAAAAGACTGTTGAATTTATATGGcaaagaaatttgttttcttgATGCAACATACAATAGATCAAAGTATGATTTGCCACTGTTTTTCATTTGTGTAAACACCAATGTAGGGTATATAAATGTTGCAACATTCATAACAGCAGATGAACTTGCAGAATCTATCAAAGAAGCACTACAAAAAATCATGCAGTGGAATGAAGACTGGAACCCTCCTTATTTTATGACTGATAATGATTCCTGTGAAATATCAGCTATAGAAGAATCATTACCAG TGTATGCAAATGAATTAACTGGTGTGGAGATTGATGAAATACAAg TTCTAGAACGAGTTAAGGGGATATGGGATCAGGAGGAAGAAACTGGTTATATAGTTGCTAAAGTTTTCAACATCAATATAACAGATGGTGATATTAGATCCCTTAGAGATAAACACTGGCTTACAGATCAG GTCATGGATGCTTACCTAGGATGCCTTGCCAACTGGGAAAATGACCAGCATagaaaagtatttcaaattcCAACAGCTGCAATGACCAAAATACTGAACGGAGAGTGTTCCATTAACAcaactttacaaaat gtACATCTGATGGATTATGACATTCTCCTTGGTGCTTACTATCAAGATGGAGCTCACTGGGATCTTATG ataattgaacCTATGACTGGGAGCCTATACTTTTATAATCCCTTGGGGGAAAGCGCAGGTCAAAAGAATAATATTCTGCTGAACTGGAG AATGTTTATAGAGAGAAGAATCATGATTGGATTAGAGATAGATAAAAACATGGCTTGGAATACGATTCCCAAACAACATTCTAAACAACATGATGGAAGTAGTTGTGGTGTTTATGTCTTAACG TTTGCAGAACGACATTTAAGAAATGAACAACTAACTGATATTGGTCAATATGAAATCAAGTTGGGTAGGAAAAGAATAGCCAATAAACTTTTATGGTTTGAAG TTTATCTATGTGATTGCTGTCCTGTCTGTGGATTCATGATTCAGGATGATCAAGAAATGGTAACCATTACATATTTTTCTCTTATTCTTACACGAATTTTCCTGAATGACAGAAAGATATCCGACCATAAAGATAAATGTGGTGCAGGAGTATTTTGTCAGGGAAATTCACTATATAAAAAGTGCTTAAAATgtttccagacatatcattcaAGTTGTATTATATCTCATGAGGAAGCATTTGTATGTGGATGTCATATCCGACGACCATATCATCCAAAAGA CCTCAATATATACAAGGATGAAGTGAGGTTCATTGAAACTCTGGATATGGTAGATATAAAG aAATTATGTAACAAGATTAGAAGAACAGAGTTGCCTTCTTTTCGTTGGAATGTTTTCAGACAGTTCAATTCTAAGAAAAGAAAAGATGTGAAAACGTTGAACTGCCTTCAATTCATTCCTTCTGAAAATATA tATATTGAACTGAGGAATAAGATCAGCAGTAAAGGGgctgtaaaagaaaatgatgaGAAGCTACTTGATGTCTTTTTACCAGAG GTGATGGTAAGCTTTGTTATGATGGTGGAAGGTCTGAACAGATTTCAGTCTGAGCTGTTCTTGCGTACAGATATTCACAAATTGATACAACCTAGTAGTGAATGA